A window from Planktothrix sp. FACHB-1365 encodes these proteins:
- a CDS encoding DUF362 domain-containing protein: MPTVSLIRANSYHLQALETSLKTLLEPWGGITAFVKPGDRVLLKPNLLTGSRPTKECVTRPELVAAVAKLVIEAGGKPFLGDSPAFGSALGVALKNGYLPLIESLNLPIVEFQGKRYQTVSEGFDHLRLSKEAMEADVVINLPKLKSHVQLTLTMGVKNLFGCVPGKMKAWWHLEAGKDVNRFGEMLVETARAINPNLTILDAIIGHEGNGPSGGEPRELGILAASDHVFSLDRTIVDLIQVDPNLVPTVAASQRLGLCPELTDINYPLLTPKELQVSDWKLPDALVPIDFGLPRVLKSTFRHFYIRWIKEPMATYSQNK, translated from the coding sequence ATGCCAACTGTGTCTTTAATTCGGGCTAATTCTTATCACCTTCAAGCCCTAGAAACGTCCTTGAAAACATTACTGGAACCCTGGGGCGGCATAACAGCCTTTGTAAAACCGGGCGATCGCGTTCTTCTCAAACCCAATTTATTAACGGGAAGTCGTCCCACAAAAGAATGCGTTACTCGACCGGAATTGGTGGCTGCCGTTGCTAAACTGGTGATTGAGGCGGGAGGAAAACCCTTTTTAGGGGATAGTCCCGCCTTTGGGAGTGCTTTGGGAGTCGCCCTGAAGAATGGTTATTTACCCTTGATTGAATCGTTAAATTTGCCTATTGTAGAATTTCAGGGGAAACGTTATCAAACTGTTAGTGAAGGGTTTGATCATTTACGCTTAAGTAAAGAAGCGATGGAAGCGGATGTGGTGATTAATTTACCCAAACTAAAATCCCACGTTCAACTTACCCTAACAATGGGAGTTAAAAACCTCTTTGGTTGTGTCCCCGGAAAAATGAAAGCCTGGTGGCATTTAGAAGCCGGAAAAGATGTTAATCGGTTTGGGGAAATGTTAGTAGAAACCGCAAGAGCCATTAACCCTAATTTAACGATTTTAGATGCTATTATCGGTCATGAAGGTAATGGCCCCAGTGGAGGCGAACCCCGTGAATTAGGGATTTTAGCTGCTTCTGATCACGTTTTTTCCCTCGATAGAACAATTGTTGATCTGATCCAGGTTGATCCGAATTTGGTTCCCACTGTTGCAGCCTCTCAACGATTGGGATTATGCCCTGAATTAACAGATATTAATTATCCGTTATTAACCCCCAAAGAATTACAAGTTTCCGACTGGAAATTACCCGATGCTTTAGTTCCTATCGATTTTGGTTTACCTCGTGTCTTAAAATCCACTTTCCGACATTTTTATATTCGCTGGATTA
- a CDS encoding Uma2 family endonuclease, whose translation MSKSPHPGNIFLENVPWQDLETIIFKRQKNGETLLTYDNGRLELITPSPLHQEYREILEEFIIALLDLYNINYRGLGFALWQRPDLKISLEVDSCFYIQNLPRIEKLLTISLPENPPPDLVLEIDLTYKSLSRRSLYARLGIPEVWRCDENKLKIYQLNEGGYQQISHSFVFPEIALEGLPQIIKNNIKSGRVAVRREFQKWLMTV comes from the coding sequence ATGTCTAAATCTCCTCATCCTGGTAATATCTTTCTGGAGAATGTCCCTTGGCAGGATTTAGAAACGATTATTTTTAAACGGCAAAAAAATGGAGAGACTTTACTCACCTATGATAATGGGCGTTTGGAACTGATTACTCCCTCGCCTCTCCATCAAGAGTATCGTGAAATTTTAGAAGAATTTATTATTGCTTTATTGGATTTATACAATATTAATTATCGGGGTTTAGGGTTCGCCCTTTGGCAAAGACCCGATTTAAAAATTAGTTTAGAAGTGGATAGTTGTTTTTATATTCAAAATTTACCCAGGATTGAAAAACTATTGACGATTAGTTTACCTGAAAATCCTCCCCCGGATTTAGTTTTGGAAATTGATTTAACTTATAAATCTCTTTCCCGACGTTCTCTCTATGCCCGTTTAGGGATTCCTGAAGTTTGGCGGTGTGATGAAAATAAATTGAAAATTTATCAGTTAAACGAGGGAGGATATCAACAAATTTCTCACAGTTTCGTATTTCCTGAAATAGCCCTAGAAGGTTTACCACAAATTATTAAAAACAATATCAAATCCGGTCGGGTTGCGGTGCGTCGGGAGTTTCAAAAATGGTTAATGACGGTTTAG
- a CDS encoding glyoxylate/hydroxypyruvate reductase A: protein MTLLLLGEFENPEVWISALQTYQPQLKIEVYPDVENLAEIDAILAWMHPLGVIEKFPNLNVIISTGAGVDHILRDPNLPLDIPIVRLVDESLTSQMSEYILLAVLQYHRQLIAYKTQQSQGVWQGLAPRNTSDCTVGILGLGVLGLDIAQKLKMMGFSVRGWSRTPKVLDNINCFLGEGEFKLFLSECEILVCLLPLTPKTEGILNQNTFSALPQGAYLINVARGKHLVEEDLLNALKSGQLSGACLDVFQIEPLPKNHPFWVHPNITITPHIAAKTIPASVAPQIIEAINKSQGGLLLNNTVDVSRGY, encoded by the coding sequence ATGACATTACTATTATTAGGAGAATTTGAAAATCCTGAAGTTTGGATTTCTGCACTCCAAACTTATCAACCGCAGTTAAAGATTGAGGTTTATCCTGATGTTGAAAATTTAGCAGAGATTGATGCAATTTTAGCGTGGATGCACCCATTGGGAGTAATTGAAAAATTCCCTAATTTAAACGTTATTATCTCAACAGGTGCAGGTGTTGATCATATTTTACGAGATCCGAATTTACCCCTTGATATTCCAATTGTGCGGTTAGTCGATGAGTCTTTAACTTCGCAAATGTCGGAATATATTTTATTAGCGGTTTTACAGTATCATCGTCAATTGATAGCTTATAAAACTCAACAAAGTCAAGGGGTATGGCAAGGATTAGCCCCTAGAAATACATCTGATTGTACCGTTGGAATTCTAGGGTTAGGAGTTTTAGGTTTAGATATTGCTCAAAAACTCAAGATGATGGGGTTTTCGGTGAGAGGTTGGAGTCGAACCCCTAAAGTTTTAGACAATATTAATTGTTTTTTAGGTGAGGGAGAATTTAAGTTATTTTTAAGTGAATGTGAGATATTAGTGTGTTTGTTACCTTTAACCCCAAAAACCGAAGGAATTTTAAATCAAAATACCTTTTCAGCTTTACCTCAAGGCGCCTATTTAATTAATGTAGCACGGGGGAAACATTTAGTTGAAGAAGATTTATTAAATGCTTTAAAATCCGGTCAACTTTCCGGTGCTTGTTTGGATGTTTTTCAAATTGAACCCTTACCGAAAAATCATCCTTTTTGGGTTCATCCAAACATTACAATTACCCCCCATATTGCGGCGAAAACTATCCCCGCTTCTGTTGCACCTCAAATTATTGAGGCGATTAACAAAAGTCAAGGGGGATTATTATTAAATAATACCGTTGATGTATCCAGAGGATATTAA
- a CDS encoding Uma2 family endonuclease: MVTIKTQLTLDEFLTLPETDLNYELINGEAVPKIPPKRFHSRIRGTLCTLLTQWCQNQGEIGIEWAVILKKNNRDWVPIPDLLYISYTRLPLDRFIDEACPVPPELVIEIISPDQTFGQMSEKAIDYLNAGVLRVWVIDPKAKTITIFYPDAPPQTKRDEAILTDNLLEGLQFTPQQVFQQAGII, encoded by the coding sequence ATGGTAACAATCAAAACTCAACTTACCCTAGATGAATTTCTCACCCTTCCTGAAACCGACTTAAATTATGAATTGATTAATGGAGAAGCAGTTCCCAAAATACCACCCAAACGTTTTCATTCTCGAATTAGAGGAACTTTGTGTACCCTCTTAACTCAATGGTGTCAAAATCAAGGAGAAATCGGCATCGAATGGGCGGTTATTCTGAAAAAAAATAATCGAGATTGGGTTCCAATTCCTGATTTACTTTATATTTCCTATACTCGTCTACCTTTAGACCGATTTATTGATGAAGCTTGTCCAGTTCCCCCTGAATTAGTGATAGAAATTATATCGCCGGATCAAACCTTTGGTCAAATGAGTGAAAAAGCCATTGATTATCTTAATGCTGGAGTATTGAGGGTTTGGGTTATTGACCCGAAAGCTAAAACCATTACTATTTTTTATCCCGATGCACCCCCTCAAACAAAACGAGATGAGGCAATTTTAACCGATAATTTATTAGAAGGATTGCAATTTACCCCCCAGCAAGTTTTTCAACAAGCCGGGATTATTTGA